The stretch of DNA CCAACGGACGGCACTGCGCCGAGAACGTCACCTGGTAGACCCTGTCTGTTTCGTCCGGTATCGCGGCGGGAAATCGTTGTGGGACGACTCACGGAAGGGAACACCATGTCCACTCTCGCAGCGTTCGCACGACCCGCCGCCATCGCCGCACTCGGTGCGGCCGCCCTCTTCGCAGCACCCGCCGCCGCCTCCGCCGCGCCGTTCATGCCCGATCCGCTGGCGAACTGCAAGCCGGCCGCGACACTGGATGTCGAGAAGGAGGGCAACCAGGTCGAGTGGGAGTTCGAGGGGCCGACAGATGCGACCACCGACGCCCAGGTGACCTACCTGAACATCGGCCAGGCACCGACGATCGGCACGTCCGGGCCGCTGACGAACGGTGACGGTGTCGATAAGGAACTCCCGGGCTTCACCGCCCATCTTATTCCCGGCGGGACCTACGATCCGGACGGCCCGAAGGGGCCTCTCGCCGCCTGCACCCTCGGATTCGGATTCGCCGTCACGCAGTGACCGTCATTTGGTGAACCGGGTGACCCCGGCGCCCGGCCGCCACAGGTCGACGTACAGATGTTCGCCGTCGACGGTGGTGTGCACCACCTCGTCGAGGTCGAGTTCGAAGACGTCCGCCTCGGGGATCTCGTCGGGGTAGTGCTTGAGGATCTGCAGTTTCCGTTCGCCGAGGATCTCCCGGGCGCGGCCGCTGATCTTGGCGTCGCCGCCCTCCATCGTGTGGTGACCGGGGTTGCTGTGGAGGGAGTACCGCGGATCGCGTTGCAGGTCCTGCACTTTCCGCGCGCCGACCATCGAGCCGAGCAGCAGTGCGCCCTCGTGGAACTCGACCTCGGTGCCGCTCACCCGCGGCGAGCCGTCCTTGCGGAGCGTCGCCAGCACGTGGTGCTTGTGCGCCTCGAAGCGCGCGGCGACGGCCTTGGCGAGGTCGGGTGCTTCGGTCTCGAACTGCGTCCAGTTGGTCATGCCGACCAGTGTGCGCCCCTACCCCTGACATCTACTGTCAGGGATTTTCTCTAGACTCGGAGGATGCGTTCGAGTCGGCTCGTCGAGGTGATGCTGCGGCTGGAGGGCAGTCGCGGGGCCACCGCTCAGCAACTGGCGGACGAGCTGGGCGTCTCGGTCCGCACGGTGTATCGCGACGTCACGGCCTTGTCGGCGGCGGGGGTCCCGTTGTGGACGGAAAGCGGACCGGGAGGCGGGATCCGGTTGCTGGACGGCTGGCAGTCGAAACTCGGCGGCATGACGGGGGAGGAGACGTCCGCGTTGATGTTGCTCGGGGTCCCGTCGATCGCGGACGATCTCGGTCTTCGCGACGTCACCGCGGCGGCGCAGTCGAAGTTGCTGGGGGCGTTGCCGGTCCCGCTGCGGGCCGGGGCGCAGCTGTGGCGGGACCGGCTCTACGTCGACGCTCCCGGTTGGTTCGACGGGCCACGCGACAACGGCGACCTCCCGGTGGTCGCGTCCGCGGTGCTCGAGGGGCGGCGACTGGGCATTCGCTACCGCAAGGGGAACCGTTCGACGGCAAGAACACTCGACCCGCTGGGTTTGGTGGCGAAGGCCGGCGTCTGGTATCTCGTCGCGCAGCATCGGGGTCGGACGCTGTCGTACCGCGTGTCGCGGATCAGTGACGCGACCGTGCTGACGCAGGCGGCGGTGCGGCCCGGCAATTTCGATCTGGGTGCGTGGTGGACGGCCTCGGTGGCCGAATTCGACCGTGCGCTCCTGCGATTCCGGTGCCGGGTGCGGCTCTCGCCCGCGGCGTGGCGCCGGCTGCGCCGGGTGGTCGGGGTGGAGGCCGCTCGAGTCGAGCCCGGCCCGCCCGACGACGACGGCTGGGTCGCAGTCGACCTGCTGCTCGAGGCGGAGGACGTGGCCCTCGACCAGCTGACCGCACTCGGTGGGGAAGTCGAAGTACTCCAGCCGCAGTCGCTGCGGGAATCGCTGCGCGCGGTGGGAGAGGCGATCGCTCGCCGAAATGTGGGTGCTCCGCACCTGTGAGTACTTGTTAACCGCCCGCGGTTAAAAAGTACTCACAGCCAGAAGCGCATCAGGTAGTTGCCGTACTGCGCGTAGATTTCCGGCACCCCGGACAGTTCGAACAGCCGGTAGATGAAGTCGAAGAACACCACGTTGATCGACGGCACGAACAGCAAGGCCACGAGGATCAGCAGCCCATACGGTTTGAACTGGTCGACGGACCTGCGGGTGCGGGGCGGCAGGAACGGCTCCAGGGCGGCGTACCCGTCGAGTCCGGGCACCGGCAGGAGATTGAGTACGGTCGCCATCACCTGCAGAAAGGCGAGAAAGCTCAGACCCGTCCAGAACACCAGGTGGTCGCCGCCGAGTCCGAACCAGCGGATCACCGCGAGGAGGACGATCGCCGACACCAGATTCACGGCAGGCCCGGCGAGTGACACCCGGGCCTGCACCTTCGGCGGGAACAGTCCGGTGCGCAGGTACACGGCGCCGCCGGGCAACCCGATCCCGCCGAGCGCGATGAACAGCACCGGCAGGCCGATCGACAGCAGCGGGTGGCTGTACTTCAGCGGGTTGAGCGTGAGGTAGCCGCGCACCTCGACGTCGGTGTCGCCGTGCCGCCACGCCGTGTACGCGTGTGCGAACTCGTGGAGGCAGAGCGTCACCACCCATCCCGCGACCACCAGCAGGAACACTCCGACGTGCCCGAGGACCGATTCCCGCTCGGCACGCCAGGCGAGCACACCGCCGGCGACCGCGACCGCGACGACGAGCAGGAAGACCGGACTGGGACGGACCGCGGTGGTCCGCGCCCTGGGCAGGTTCATCGGACCAGCAGCCACTCTTGGTCGTGGCGGTAGAACGTCGAACGCTTGACGTCGCGGGGGTTCGGCACGCCGTCGCGGGTGAGGGCCGCGGCGGGCGACCCGAGTTGCACGGCGCGACCCTCGACCCAGCGGCGCGGCAGCCAGCGCCTACGGGGCTCGACCGACGCGCGCAGGCCGGGCATCCGCGGGGTCGGGGTGACGTTCATGTTCGTCGTCGTCCCCGAGAACAACCGGGTGTCGTCGACGTAGGCCTCGCCGACGAGCGGACCGCCGTCCGGGCCCGTGACGGTGGCGCATCCGACGAGCGCGATCCCCGCGTCGTCGCGGATCAGGGGGACCGGTCTGGCCGTCCCCTTCAGCGCGGTGCGGGCGCCGCGGGCACCCGCGGACAGGTGGTAGGCCTCCGTCGCCTCCGAGCGGTGCTCCGCGACGTAGGCGAGTTCGATGTGCAGCCGTTCGGTGCGCATCAGCCGGGTCAGGGTGGCCGCGAGGGCGGCGTCGCTGCCCACCACGATCAGCCGTGGATCCGCGACCACCTGCAGCTTGGAGAAGACCTCGTCGAAGTCGTCCTTGTCCGGAACGGTGGGTGCGCTCGAGGCGGAAATGGAGCCCAGAGGTAGGGGAAGCGGCGCGTCGCCGCAAATGAGCACTACGGGGGTCAACGCCACTCCTCGCCCGGATGTCCCGCCGCGATTTCCGCAGCTTCCCTTTCGGATCATCCTAGTGGCACGCCCGAGTTGGGCTCCCCGGCCGTACTGTGGGGTCTGTTCTCCGGGCCCTCGGCTAGACTGTTCCCCCGGCCACTGCCTACGAACGGCAGGACCACGCAGTCGGATACGACTGTACGTCGACCGTAGGAGACAACGTCATGCCGGCAATCGTCCTGATCGGCGCCCAGTGGGGCGACGAGGGCAAGGGCAAAGCTACCGATCTACTGGGCGGACGCCTGCAGTGGGTGGTGCGCTACCAGGGCGGTAACAACGCCGGACACACAGTGGTACTCCCCAACGGCGACAAGTTCGCACTGCATCTCATCCCGTCCGGAATCCTCACTCCGGGAGTGACGAACGTCATCGGCAACGGTGTCGTTGTGGACCCGGGAGTGCTGCTCACCGAACTCGCCGGACTCGACCAGCGGGGCGTGGACACCAGCCGCCTGCTGCTCTCGGCGGACGCGCACCTGATCATGCCGTACCACGTGGCCATCGACAAGGTCACCGAACGCTTCCTCGGGGCCAAGAAGATCGGCACCACCGGCCGCGGTATCGGGCCGTGCTACCAGGACAAACTGGCGCGTGTCGGCGTCCGCGTGCAGGACGTGCTGGACGAGAAGATCCTCACCCAGAAGGTCGAGGCGGCACTCGAGTTCAAGAACCAGGTGCTCGTCAAGATCTACAACCGCAAGGCCCTCGACCCGCAGCAGGTCGTCGACGAGGTGCTCGAGCAGGCCGACGGTTTCAAGCACCGCATCGCGGACACGCGTCTGCAACTCAACGAGGCACTCGAACGCGGCGAGACGGTGCTGCTGGAGGGTTCGCAGGGCACGCTTCTCGACGTCGACCACGGCACCTACCCGTACGTGACGTCGTCCAACCCGACGTCCGGTGGCGCAGCGGTCGGTTCGGGCATCGGCCCCACCAAGATCACGACGGTGCTCGGCATCCTCAAGGCGTACACCACGCGCGTCGGTTCGGGCCCGTTCCCGACCGAACTGTTCGACCAGAACGGCGAATACCTCGCCAAGACCGGCGGCGAGGTGGGTGTCACCACGGGCCGTGCCCGGCGCACCGGATGGTTCGACGCCGTGATCGCCCGTTACGCAACGCGTGTCAACGGCATCACCGACTACTTCCTCACCAAGCTCGACGTGCTCAGCAGCCTCGACACCATCCCGATCTGCGTCGGCTACGACGTCGACGGTGTGCGGCACGACGAGATGCCCATGTCGCAGACCGACGTTCACCACGCGAAGCCGATCTACGAGGAAATGCCCGGCTGGTGGGAAGACATCTCCCACGCCCGGACGTTCGAGGAGCTTCCGAAGAACGCGCAGAACTACGTCCTGCGCCTCGAGGAACTGTCGGGTGCGTACATCTCCTGCATCGGCGTCGGCCCCGGCCGCGACGAGACCATCGTCCGTCGCGACGTGGTGCGGTAGCCCGGCTTCCCCGGCGCCGAATGTGGCATCGGCCGAGTTGAATTCAATCGGTGCGACATTCGGCGATCCGCGATACATTCGAGCCGATGATCAGGACTGTCGAAGCGAGCACGCGGACGTCTCCTGGCCGGTGGTATGACAGCTTCCACGCAGCGGCCACCGTCCTGGAGTCGTTCGGTTCCGGGCACGACCCGGCGGACGCCGGCCGGTGCGTGGCGGTGGTGTCGACGGATCTCGGTGTCTGGGTCTTCGAGGGTGATCCACGGTCGACCATGGATGCGTTCGTCCATACGGTGGAACGTGCGATTTTCGCTGGCGGGCAGGCATTCGTGCTGGGATGTGCCGGCGTGAGCGGGACGGATCAGCGGGTCGTGCGGACCCTCCGGGTGCCCGACAGGGACAGGATGGCCGCGGCCGCCGCGATGGCGCGCGAACTCGTCGGCGACCCGCAGGCGCCGATCAGAACAGCACCGGGTCGTCGAAACCGGGAGTGTGCTCGAGGGCCAGCAATTCGCGTTTGGTGAGGGTGCCGCCACCGGCGGAGAAGCCACCCACCTGCCCACCGGCGGCGAGGACGCGATGGCACGGGATCACGACCGGCAGCGGGTTGCGGCCCAGGGCCTGACCGACGGCCTGTGCGGCGCCGGGCTTGCCGAGTTCCGCCGCGATGTCGCCGTAGGTGAGGGTGGTGCCCGGGTCGATCGCGCGGGTGATGTCGTATACGTTGCAGTCGAATTCGGGGACCCCCTCGAAGTCGAGGTCGATCCACCGCAGATCGTCGAGTGCGCCGCCGAGATGCTCGCGGATTCCGTCGATGGCCTGCTGGACGGGCGCGGGCGGCTGGTGCTCCACCGCGTCCGGGAAACAGTGTTCGAGCCGCTGCCGGGTGGACTCGGGTGAACCTTCGGGCAATTGCACACCCACGATCCCGGCGGCCCGCCATGCGATGGCGCACGTGCCGAGGGCGGTGTCGAACAGGGCGATTCCTGTGGTCACCAGCCCAGTATGCCTCCGGCCTCCGACGTATACCGTCCGACGGCCGCCGTCGCGCCGCCTCCCAGGTGAGTGCGAAAGTGTGCCGGGGCACACTTTCGCACTCACCTGGGGGAGGTCCAGTCCGGATCTTCTGGACTGCTCGGCTGGTCGGGGAATATGCCGCCGAGAGGGGCGCCGATTCGGAACTGCTCCAGACGGAACGCGCCCTTACCTCCCTCTTTCGGGCCGTAATGCGCAACCGCCGCGGCAAGGAGGGCCATGCACAGGAGCGTGATGAATGTGGTCATGGATCCGAGCTTCGCGAGAACTGGCTTGGAGTTGAATAGCCAAGGGGGTGATACTGGACTGCATGATGACTCGGGTACTCGGAGCACGGTCCCTGGCCAGGGACCTCGGCAACTGGCAGGACGACAGCGGCCGCCGCTCGGCGGCGCGACCGGCCTACCGGGCGCTGGCCGAGAGCATCCGCCTGCTCGTGCACGACGGCCGCATCCCGCTGGGTGTCGCGTTGCCGAGCGAACGCGAACTGGCATCGGTGCTGGAGTTGAGCCGGACCACGATCACGTCGTCGTATTCGGTGCTGCGGGACGAGGGGTATCTCATCAGCAGGCAGGGGTCGCGCAGCACGGTCGCGCTGCCGCTCGGGGCGCGGCAGAACGGGCTGATGTTCCGGGCGCACCAGCCGGGGTCCGACGGTGCGGTGGTCGACCTCAGTTATGCCGCGATGGCCGCGCCCGCCGAAGCGGTCGAGCAGGCCTACGCCTATGCGTTGCAAACACTTCCGCAGTTCCTTCCGACTCACGGAATGGAGCCGGTGGGGATCGGCGCGCTGCGGGACGTGATCGCGGCCCGATACCGGGCGCGGGGACTCGAGACTTCGCCCGAGCAGATCATGGTCACGTCCGGTGCCCAGCACGCGCTGCGGCTGCTCCTCAACGTGCTGACGGCGCCGGGGGAGCGGGTGCTGGTCGATCACCCGACGTACCCCAACGCGCTGGAGGCGATCCGCAGGGTCGGTGCGCGTCCGGTCCCGGTGCCGGTCCGGCCGGAGGGCGGTGCGTCCGGCGCGTGGGATCTCGACGGAATCCGCAGCGCCGCCCGGCAGACCGCGGCCCGGATGGCGTACCTGATTCCGGACTTCCACAACCCGACCGGGCTGTGCCTGGACGCATCCGGGCGGGCCGAGCTGGCGCGGATCGCGCGCGACACCCGCATGACGCTGGTGGTGGACGAGACGATGGTCGACCTGTGGCTGGACGAGCCGTCACCCGGCCCGGTCGCGGCGTACGGCAAAGGGGCGGCGAAGTCGGAGGTCGTGACGATCGGGTCGGCGGCCAAGTCGTTCTGGGGTGGGCTGCGCGTCGGCTGGATCCGCGCGGATCCGGCGCTGATCACCCGGCTCGCCGGCGCCCGCGCGGCGGTCGACCTCGGCACGCCGGTGATGGATCAGCTGGCGGCAGCCAGTCTGCTCTCCGACGACGAACTCGTCCTCGCGCGTCGCCGCGCGGAGTTGCGGGAACAGCGGAGCGCGATGCTCGACGCCCTCGCCGACCGGCTGCCGGACTGGATCCCGACCATCGGTTCGGGTGGGATGTCGCTGTGGCTGCGGATGCCCGCGCCGGTGTCGACGGCGCTGGCGGCGACGGCCCCCAACTTCGGGGTGCTGCTGGCGGCGGGGCCGCGGTTCGGGGTGGAGGGTGCGTTCGAGCGGTTCGTCCGGCTGCCGTACGCGCGGACGTCCGACGAGCTGCGCCGCGGCGTCGACGGTATCGCGGCAGCGTACGAGACGCTGGCCGTCGATCGTGAGCTCGCGGAACCGTCCCTCGTCGTCTGAGCACGTGAGTGGCAAAGCGTGTCGGAACACGCTTTGCCACTCACGTGTCAGGTCCAGACGGTGTCGATGTCGACGCCCTCGCGGGCCGGCGGGGTGGGAGCGCCTGCGGGAGTGCGGGAGAACCGGGGCGCCGGGGCGTGCTGGGTGACGCCGTCGAGTTCGATCAGTGACCCGCGGGCGGCGAGGTGCTCGTTGGACGGCGCCTCCGCGAACGTCAGCACGGGCGACACGCAGGCGTCGGTGCCGAGGAAGACGGCCGCCCACTCGTCGCGGGTCTTCGACAGGAACTTCTCGGCGAACACCTTCTTCATCTGCGGCCACGCCGACATGTCCATCTGCTGGGGCAGTTCGGCGGGGTCGAGTTCGAGGCCCTGCAGCAGCAGGGCGTAGAACTGCGGCTCGATCGAGCCGACGGCCATGTACTTGCCGTCCGACGTCTCGTACGTGTCGTAGAACGGCGCACCGGTGTCGAGCAGGTTGACGCCCCGCTCGTCGGACCAGACGCCGCGGCCGCGGAACGCCCACATCATGTGCGACAGGGCCAGCGCGCCGTCGACCATCGCCGCGTCCACGACCTGCCCCTTGCCGGACGACTGGCGTTCCACCAGCGCCGACAGGATCCCGAAGATCAGGAACATCGACCCACCGCCGAAGTCGCCGACCATGTTCAGCGGCGGCACCGGACGCTCACCCTTGCGGCCGATGGCGTGCAGGACACCGGTCAGCGAGATGTAGTTGATGTCGTGGCCGGCGGCGCTGGCCAGTGGACCCTCCTGGCCCCAGCCCGTCATCCGTCCGTACACCAGGCGCTCGTTGCGCTTCAGGCACACGTCCGGGCCCAGGCCCATGCGCTCGGTGACGCCGGGACGGAAACCCTCGATCACGACGTCGGCGCGTTCGATGAGCCCGAGGACCTTCTCGACCTGCTCGGGGTCCTTCAGGTTGGCCTCGACGACGCGGCGACCGCGTTGGATCTGGTCGTACGGACCGTCCGGCGGGATCACGCCGGGACGCTGGACGCAGACCACGTCGGCGCCGAGATCGGCCAGGAGGGCGGCGGCGTGCGGCCCCGGTCCGAGGCCGGCGAATTCGACGACGCGAATGCCCGCGAGGGGGCCCTTCTTCTCTGAAACTGGAGCAGACACGCGAGTTCCTCATTCCGGTGCGAGACGACCTGTCGAATCGACGTTAACTTGCGATCGCCGGGCCGTGTGCCCCGGGTCACGGGATACCGCCGCGGGTGACCCCGCACTCTTGCCTGTCCGCGGGTCCGCGGGGCACAGTTGATTCATGAGTCTTCAGGGTGAGCTCGTGAGTTTCGTGGCCAGCACCGACCTGGACGTCTCGGAGATGTTCTACGTGGAGACCCTGGGGCTGACGCGCGTCTCGCGGGACGAGTTCGCGTTGGCCGTCGACTGCAACGGTGCCCTGCTCCGGGTCACGCTGGTGCAGGCGAAGGCCGACACCGGGTACACGGTGCTGGGGTGGAAGGTCGCCGATCTGAACGAGGTCGTCGACTCGCTGCGCAGCAAGGGCATCGAGTTCACCGAGTATCCGGGGATGGATCAGGACGAGCACGCGGCCTGGCTCGCACCGGACGGCATCCGGGTCGCGTGGTTCCGGGATCCGCACGGTAATGTGCTGTCGCTCTTCGAGGAACCGAACTGACGAGGGTCAGCCGCGACCGGCGAGCAGTGCCTCGGTAGCGGCCCACAGCCGCGCGGCGAGTTCGGCGTCCCGTGCGTCCTTGCTGGGCTGAACGGTCTTGCAGCCCTTGATGTATCGGCCGGTGAACTTGCCGCTCTCCGTCGCGGTGGCGGTCCACACCGTGGTTTCCGCTGCTTTGGCGACCTCGGCCATGAACGGTGTCAGGAGTGTGCCGACCACCTGGTGGCCGAACGGCAGACCGCGTCCGAGTGCGGTGCCGCGGACGAATCCGGGGTCGGCGCAATTGACGACCAGCCTCGCGGGATCGGACCGCCGCGCCAATTCGCGGGTGAACAGGGTCAGGGCGAGTTTGGAGTTGTTGTACGCGCGCTGGCCGTGGAACGTGTCCTTCGCGCCGTCGAGGTCGTCGAAGTCGATGCTGCCGCCGCGATGCCCCGACGAACTGACGTCGACGATGCGCGACGGGCGCCGGTAACCGGCGGCGTCGGCGGTCGACGCCCGCGCCATCGCCGGAGCCAGGGTCGTCGCCAGCACGAACGGCGCGAGGTAGTTGACGGCGAACGTCTCTTCGATGCCGTCCACCGTCAGCCGGCGCTGTCCCAAGTCGACACCCGCGTTGTTGACCAGCACGTCGATCCGCGGGAACCGATGCAGGAGCTCCCCGGACAGCTTGCGGACCCGGTCGAGCGAGGACAGATCGGCGAGCGCGGAGTTGAGCCTGTCGTGGCCGGTGCCTTCGGACAGGTCGGCGATCGCCGCGTCGATCCTGTCGTGATCCCGGCCGACCAGCACGACGGTGGCGCCGCGGTGCGCCAGTTGACGGCAGGTCTCCAGGCCGAGGCCCGAGGTGGCGCCGGTGACCACCATGGTGCGGCCTGCGAGGTCGTTCGACTCGGTCATTCTCGCCTCCCGAATGCAGGTCTCTACGAGAGTAGGGCAACGCGGAGGGGCGAAGGCGGGGAACGGCCCGACGGCGCGACCGCGGTCGCGGCGGGGTCCGGCTAACGCCGGTGCTCGTAGCCCAGCCACGCCCGCCGGCGCCGGCCGAGTGGATCGTTCTCCACCCTGCTCGTGCCGTCGATGACGAGCGTCTCCCGGCGCTCCGGCGAATAGCGCGGCCATCCCGGTGCGGGCGTGCCGTGCCGGGCGAAATGCAGCCAGTGCGACTGGACGGTGTCGGTGGCGGCCCGCAGCCCGCGGCGTCCGCCGAGCACGGTGAGCAACCACGCCCACGGCCCGGTCAACCCGAACACCGCGTACAACTCCGTGGCGTGGGTGGCGCCCAGCCCGAGGACGTGCAGCAACCGGGGTGCGAAGTCGTACCGGTAGCTGTAGGTCGGGGCGACGGCCGTGTGGCCCTGCGCGCACAGGACGGACGGTTCCCAGAACGTCACGTCGCCGCCGAGGTCCGCGGCCGCCCGCCGACCGGGATAGCCGGGGTAGGCGGCGATGGCCCGCTCCTTCACGGACGCGTCCACGTGCGAGAACATCTTGTCGATCCGGGTGGGATCGGTGGGCAGGATGTTCAGGAACCGGGGAAAGACCCGGCCCTCGTGGCGGTTGGTGCCGATGATCAGCGGAACCGGATGCCCCGATCCGGTCGCGAAACTGTCGAGCGGGTGGGTGGGAAGGAAGAAGCCGTCGACGACGGGCGCGAACGCGCGGGTTCCGGGTTCCTCGTCGGCGCCGCGGTGCGCCAGCGTCGTTCCCGCCGCGACGAAGTCGGCCGGGTCGGCGGTCTGGAGCCACGTCGCGGCCTCGGCGAGCGGGACCCCGGCGATCTCGAGGAATTCGCGCGACCACCGCGCCGCCCGGTCGGGGTGGTAGGCGGAGGCCACCGGCGGGCTCTCGGCGATGGCCCGTGCGAAGAGGCCTTTCGCGGCGGGTGTGGTCATCAGGGTGGTGACGGCGTTGGCGCCCGCGGATTCGCCGAAGAGGGTGACGTTGTCGGGGTCGCCGCCGAATTCGGCGATGTTGCGCTGTACCCATTCGAGTGCGGCGACCTGGTCGCGGAGGCCGAGGTTGGAGTCGAAAGGTCTTTCGGGGG from Rhodococcus opacus B4 encodes:
- a CDS encoding pyridoxamine 5'-phosphate oxidase family protein, which translates into the protein MTNWTQFETEAPDLAKAVAARFEAHKHHVLATLRKDGSPRVSGTEVEFHEGALLLGSMVGARKVQDLQRDPRYSLHSNPGHHTMEGGDAKISGRAREILGERKLQILKHYPDEIPEADVFELDLDEVVHTTVDGEHLYVDLWRPGAGVTRFTK
- a CDS encoding helix-turn-helix transcriptional regulator, giving the protein MRSSRLVEVMLRLEGSRGATAQQLADELGVSVRTVYRDVTALSAAGVPLWTESGPGGGIRLLDGWQSKLGGMTGEETSALMLLGVPSIADDLGLRDVTAAAQSKLLGALPVPLRAGAQLWRDRLYVDAPGWFDGPRDNGDLPVVASAVLEGRRLGIRYRKGNRSTARTLDPLGLVAKAGVWYLVAQHRGRTLSYRVSRISDATVLTQAAVRPGNFDLGAWWTASVAEFDRALLRFRCRVRLSPAAWRRLRRVVGVEAARVEPGPPDDDGWVAVDLLLEAEDVALDQLTALGGEVEVLQPQSLRESLRAVGEAIARRNVGAPHL
- a CDS encoding site-2 protease family protein, which codes for MNLPRARTTAVRPSPVFLLVVAVAVAGGVLAWRAERESVLGHVGVFLLVVAGWVVTLCLHEFAHAYTAWRHGDTDVEVRGYLTLNPLKYSHPLLSIGLPVLFIALGGIGLPGGAVYLRTGLFPPKVQARVSLAGPAVNLVSAIVLLAVIRWFGLGGDHLVFWTGLSFLAFLQVMATVLNLLPVPGLDGYAALEPFLPPRTRRSVDQFKPYGLLILVALLFVPSINVVFFDFIYRLFELSGVPEIYAQYGNYLMRFWL
- a CDS encoding adenylosuccinate synthase, whose protein sequence is MPAIVLIGAQWGDEGKGKATDLLGGRLQWVVRYQGGNNAGHTVVLPNGDKFALHLIPSGILTPGVTNVIGNGVVVDPGVLLTELAGLDQRGVDTSRLLLSADAHLIMPYHVAIDKVTERFLGAKKIGTTGRGIGPCYQDKLARVGVRVQDVLDEKILTQKVEAALEFKNQVLVKIYNRKALDPQQVVDEVLEQADGFKHRIADTRLQLNEALERGETVLLEGSQGTLLDVDHGTYPYVTSSNPTSGGAAVGSGIGPTKITTVLGILKAYTTRVGSGPFPTELFDQNGEYLAKTGGEVGVTTGRARRTGWFDAVIARYATRVNGITDYFLTKLDVLSSLDTIPICVGYDVDGVRHDEMPMSQTDVHHAKPIYEEMPGWWEDISHARTFEELPKNAQNYVLRLEELSGAYISCIGVGPGRDETIVRRDVVR
- a CDS encoding methylated-DNA--[protein]-cysteine S-methyltransferase — its product is MTTGIALFDTALGTCAIAWRAAGIVGVQLPEGSPESTRQRLEHCFPDAVEHQPPAPVQQAIDGIREHLGGALDDLRWIDLDFEGVPEFDCNVYDITRAIDPGTTLTYGDIAAELGKPGAAQAVGQALGRNPLPVVIPCHRVLAAGGQVGGFSAGGGTLTKRELLALEHTPGFDDPVLF
- a CDS encoding PLP-dependent aminotransferase family protein produces the protein MMTRVLGARSLARDLGNWQDDSGRRSAARPAYRALAESIRLLVHDGRIPLGVALPSERELASVLELSRTTITSSYSVLRDEGYLISRQGSRSTVALPLGARQNGLMFRAHQPGSDGAVVDLSYAAMAAPAEAVEQAYAYALQTLPQFLPTHGMEPVGIGALRDVIAARYRARGLETSPEQIMVTSGAQHALRLLLNVLTAPGERVLVDHPTYPNALEAIRRVGARPVPVPVRPEGGASGAWDLDGIRSAARQTAARMAYLIPDFHNPTGLCLDASGRAELARIARDTRMTLVVDETMVDLWLDEPSPGPVAAYGKGAAKSEVVTIGSAAKSFWGGLRVGWIRADPALITRLAGARAAVDLGTPVMDQLAAASLLSDDELVLARRRAELREQRSAMLDALADRLPDWIPTIGSGGMSLWLRMPAPVSTALAATAPNFGVLLAAGPRFGVEGAFERFVRLPYARTSDELRRGVDGIAAAYETLAVDRELAEPSLVV
- a CDS encoding CaiB/BaiF CoA transferase family protein yields the protein MSAPVSEKKGPLAGIRVVEFAGLGPGPHAAALLADLGADVVCVQRPGVIPPDGPYDQIQRGRRVVEANLKDPEQVEKVLGLIERADVVIEGFRPGVTERMGLGPDVCLKRNERLVYGRMTGWGQEGPLASAAGHDINYISLTGVLHAIGRKGERPVPPLNMVGDFGGGSMFLIFGILSALVERQSSGKGQVVDAAMVDGALALSHMMWAFRGRGVWSDERGVNLLDTGAPFYDTYETSDGKYMAVGSIEPQFYALLLQGLELDPAELPQQMDMSAWPQMKKVFAEKFLSKTRDEWAAVFLGTDACVSPVLTFAEAPSNEHLAARGSLIELDGVTQHAPAPRFSRTPAGAPTPPAREGVDIDTVWT
- a CDS encoding VOC family protein; the encoded protein is MSLQGELVSFVASTDLDVSEMFYVETLGLTRVSRDEFALAVDCNGALLRVTLVQAKADTGYTVLGWKVADLNEVVDSLRSKGIEFTEYPGMDQDEHAAWLAPDGIRVAWFRDPHGNVLSLFEEPN
- a CDS encoding SDR family oxidoreductase gives rise to the protein MTESNDLAGRTMVVTGATSGLGLETCRQLAHRGATVVLVGRDHDRIDAAIADLSEGTGHDRLNSALADLSSLDRVRKLSGELLHRFPRIDVLVNNAGVDLGQRRLTVDGIEETFAVNYLAPFVLATTLAPAMARASTADAAGYRRPSRIVDVSSSGHRGGSIDFDDLDGAKDTFHGQRAYNNSKLALTLFTRELARRSDPARLVVNCADPGFVRGTALGRGLPFGHQVVGTLLTPFMAEVAKAAETTVWTATATESGKFTGRYIKGCKTVQPSKDARDAELAARLWAATEALLAGRG
- a CDS encoding carboxylesterase/lipase family protein, which gives rise to MGGVYGLPRAGPVSALEVHTDAGAVGGRRIDDLAAWRGIPYAAPPVGPLRLRAPHPVEPWSGVRRAFHFGSPAPQGSETDEDCLTLNVLAPSSASRTPRPVMVFIHGGAYSGGTSSSSLYGGHSLVRRGDIVYVSINYRLGSLGYLDFTQFSTPERPFDSNLGLRDQVAALEWVQRNIAEFGGDPDNVTLFGESAGANAVTTLMTTPAAKGLFARAIAESPPVASAYHPDRAARWSREFLEIAGVPLAEAATWLQTADPADFVAAGTTLAHRGADEEPGTRAFAPVVDGFFLPTHPLDSFATGSGHPVPLIIGTNRHEGRVFPRFLNILPTDPTRIDKMFSHVDASVKERAIAAYPGYPGRRAAADLGGDVTFWEPSVLCAQGHTAVAPTYSYRYDFAPRLLHVLGLGATHATELYAVFGLTGPWAWLLTVLGGRRGLRAATDTVQSHWLHFARHGTPAPGWPRYSPERRETLVIDGTSRVENDPLGRRRRAWLGYEHRR